Part of the Rhodohalobacter sp. 614A genome is shown below.
ATCTGTTGTTTGTTTCTTGATGACGGAACAAATATTGCAAGAAACAGAAATAAGAGTAAGAGGACTTAATCTGATTGAGCAGTAAGGACATCCCCTATAGGAATGGGGATTTCCCCTATGATGTGTATAAAGAAGAGACGGAGTTTTCTGTAGGAGAAATGGATGGGAAAATCATAAAAAAGCTATCTGGCGGACTCTTCTACCCACTTTACGGCATGGCGCATCAATTCGTTTGCAGTGTCTACCTGGAGCTTGTCTTTGATGTTTGCCCGATGAGATTCCACGGTTTTAACGGAGATGTGTAATTTATGGCCGATCTCTTTTGTGGAGAGGCCCTTTCCTGTTAGTTCGAAAACTTCAAGTTCACGATCGCTAAGCAAATCAAGAGGATTGTCGCTTTTGGAGGCATTGCCCGTGGCCATTTTCATGATCAGTTTTGTACCAATGTTTTCGCTCAGGTAAATTCCTCCTTTCAATATTTGCCTGATTGCGGAAATCAAAACTTCGGCGGCTTCCAGTTTCATCAGATAACCTTTGGCTCCAGCCCGCAGGGCGCGTTCCGCATAGAGCTCTTCATCGTGCCGGGAAACTACCAGTATTTTTAAATCCGGCTGTTGATGCAGTACATTTTTGATGAGTTCGATGCCGTTCATCCCCGGAAGGGAAATATCAACAACTGCAACATGTGGTTTCATATTAATGATATCCGTGAGTGCTTCTTCAGCACTTTCAGCCTGACCACAAACTTCAAAACCAATCTCTTTTTCAATAGTCATTACCAACCCCTTTCTCATAAGTGGGTGGTCGTCAACAATGTAGATTTTTTTGTTCTCAGCCATGGTTAAGTTTGCTTATTGCTAAAGTTGTTAAGAAGATAAGATTTTATAGGAGGATCCCACGGCGAGAAGTGTAACCAAAATTGCTGCTCCGCCGAGGCTGCTTTTTTCTATTTCAAAATTTGCACCGATTAACCGGGATCGGAACTTCATAATCCTGACTCCCAGTCCTTTATGTTTATCCCAGTCCTGGGAAAAACCTGTTCCATTGTCCTCAATTTTTACGATAAGTTTCGTTTCATCGTGTTTCATATCAATCTGTACTTTCGAGGCATTTCCGTGTTTTACGGCGTTACTCGTAGCCTCTTGTACAATTCTGAACAAATGAGTCAGGCTTGTGGGATCATCAAAATGAATATTGAGAGTATCTTTTAATTTGCACTCGATATTAAAAAGACGTTCAGCATTTGTGGCGAGGCGTTGAAGTGCGGCAACAAGGCCACTGCTGTCCAGTTCAACGGGAATCAGGTTTCTGGAGAGTCCGCGGGCATATTCATCCGCTTCTTTCAGTAAATCGGTAATTTCCACAACATCTTTTGCCAGAGGATGATCTTCATCTTTCAGTGAAGAAGCAATATTTTTGGTAATCAGGGTAATTCCCGTCAGCATTTGCCCAAGCCCGTCATGCAGATCCTGCCCGATTCTGAAACGTTCATGTTCGCTCACCCGCAGTACTTCCTGCTCAAGACGGCGTTGTTCTGAAACATCCCGGATGATACCTGTATAGAGGCGTTGTCCGTTTACATTCACCTCACTGACCGCCAGATACATCGGGAAAGTTGAACCATCTTTTCGTTTACCGGTCACTTCTCGGCCAATCCCAATTATTTTTCGATCACCCGTCTGATGATAGTTATGTATG
Proteins encoded:
- a CDS encoding response regulator transcription factor, whose amino-acid sequence is MAENKKIYIVDDHPLMRKGLVMTIEKEIGFEVCGQAESAEEALTDIINMKPHVAVVDISLPGMNGIELIKNVLHQQPDLKILVVSRHDEELYAERALRAGAKGYLMKLEAAEVLISAIRQILKGGIYLSENIGTKLIMKMATGNASKSDNPLDLLSDRELEVFELTGKGLSTKEIGHKLHISVKTVESHRANIKDKLQVDTANELMRHAVKWVEESAR
- a CDS encoding sensor histidine kinase, coding for MNTLIAGFDKEVKKTLFNALQRRHHYIVITEPTDQGLNLLEEKNFSLILISDYSEEAIQFCKLIRAKEHGRKYTIFAVITQSDVEHLHRLIDADIDQYIIESLHSEQRLDVRLAFAEKMARNKEGQFLIEMKLRESEARARSILRTTVDAIIAIDDRGSVRTFNKAAEDLFQYSSSEVIGQNIKVLMPQPYRREHDGYIHNYHQTGDRKIIGIGREVTGKRKDGSTFPMYLAVSEVNVNGQRLYTGIIRDVSEQRRLEQEVLRVSEHERFRIGQDLHDGLGQMLTGITLITKNIASSLKDEDHPLAKDVVEITDLLKEADEYARGLSRNLIPVELDSSGLVAALQRLATNAERLFNIECKLKDTLNIHFDDPTSLTHLFRIVQEATSNAVKHGNASKVQIDMKHDETKLIVKIEDNGTGFSQDWDKHKGLGVRIMKFRSRLIGANFEIEKSSLGGAAILVTLLAVGSSYKILSS